A region of the Trichocoleus sp. genome:
GCTGAAATAGAGTAAGCTGCTGCAATTTTGCTCATGTCTTGGGCTTCTCTTCAATTGAGCTTGCTTTAGCAGTATTGAATTGAGGAGGATTGCTTTTTCTGATTATTCTGCGATTGCACCCGATCGAGCGCTCTTTTCTGCCTGCTTAAAGTTAAAGCCGGGCCATACTGATGCTCTTTCTGTAATTGTTTGTGAATTCAACCTGTGTGAGTTCAGTGTTTTGTTAGCAGCCTAAAGCTGATATCATATCGCAGCCAAGGAAAATATAACTTAACCATATATGCAAAGTTTTATGGCAGTAGCTGATTCCATTGGTGGATACGCTACAAAAAGCTGTGATAAATTTCAATTCTTTCTACAACAGCTTGTCTCAACACTATTCTTTTTTGTTTTCGCTGTTCTTTCTCTTCAATTCTGACTTAAAAAAGGTTACGACCACTCATGACCCAAACGAATCAAGATGGACAAACGAGTAGCCAAGTAATGGTAGGGGTGCAAAAAATTCGTACTCTCATTGAAGGCTTTGATGATATTAGTCATGGTGGCTTACCCGTTGGTAGAACCACATTAATTAGCGGTACATCAGGTACCGGAAAAACCCTATTTGCCGTTCAATTCCTTTATTATGGCATCACCCAGTTTGATGAAGCGGGAATTTTTGTCACGTTTGAAGAATCCCCTGCTGACATCATCAAAAACGCCTTTAGCTTTGGATGGGATCTCCAGAAGCTAATCAATGAAGGGAAACTTTTTATTTTGGATGCCTCACCTGACCCAGAAGGGCAAGATGTGATCGGCAATTTTGACCTCTCAGCCCTGATCGAACGCATCCAATATGCAATTCGTAAGTACAAAGCAAGGCGCGTTTCGATCGATTCTGTGACCGCAGTCTTTCAACAGTACGATGCAGCTTCTGTAGTGCGACGAGAGATTTTTCGCTTGGTTGCTCGTCTAAAACAAGTGGGTGCTACCACCATTATGACCACGGAGCGGGTTGAAGAATATGGACCTGTTGCCCGCTTTGGTGTTGAGGAATTTGTTTCTGATAATGTGGTCATCGTCCGGAATGTCCTGGAGGGAGAGCGGCGACGACGAACCGTAGAAATTCTGAAGCTGCGCGGCACAACCCACATGAAGGGGGAGTACCCTTTTACCATCACTGATCAGGGCATTAATATCTTCCCGCTTGGCGCAATGCGGTTGACGCAGCGATCGTCCAATATCCGCGTTTCGTCTGGCGTCAAAACCCTCGACGAGATGTGCGGCGGCGGCTTCTTCAAAGACTCGATCATTCTGGCAACTGGCGCAACCGGAACCGGAAAAACGCTGCTAGTTAGCAAATTTCTACAAGATGCCTGCCGCATCAATGAACGGGCACTGTTGTTTGCTTACGAGGAGTCGCGTGCTCAGCTGTCGCGCAATGCTTATTCCTGGGGAATTGATTTTGAGGATCTGGAGCAGCAAGGGCTGCTTAAAATTATTTGTGCTTATCCTGAATCAGCAGGTTTGGAAGACCATCTCCAAATTATTAAGTCTGAGATTGCCGACTTTAAGCCCTCACGGATTGCGATCGATTCTCTTTCTGCGCTGGCGCGCGGAGTCAGCAATAATGCCTTTCGTCAGTTTGTGATTGGGGTGACAGGCTTTGCCAAGCAGGAAGAAATTACAGGCTTTTTCACAAACACCACCGATCAATTCATGGGGTCAAACTCCATTACTGATTCTCATATCTCCACCATTACAGACACCATTTTGCTGCTGCAATATGTCGAGATTCGGGGTGAAATGGCAAGGGCAATTAACGTGTTTAAGATGCGCGGTTCATGGCACGACAAAGGCATCCGCGAGTACGTTATCAGCGATCGAGGTCCAGATATCAAAGACTCGTTCCGCAACTTTGAGGGAATTATCAGTGGTTCTCCCACCCGAGTTGCGATCGATGAAAAGAACGAGCTGTCGCGCATTGTACGCGGGTTTCAGGAAAAGCCGGAAGCAGAGAAATAGGCGGTCTATCTCAATCCGCATTCCTGCTTTCCCTCACCGAATCAGGCTTTCCTAGCTTTAAGCAAAGTAGTTTTTTGCGGTGAGCTTGCCAAGCTTCTGATCGCCAGGTTTAAACTGGATTCCCGTTACATCAGCCACTAAATCATCTGTGGTAGAGAAAGGGGCTTTCCCGTCATTAACCGACAGATAAGTGCGACTGCCAAGGCGGAAAAACACAGCTTCGTCCCGACCTAAAGATTGCTTGCCCCGACGCTTTTGGTCTTTATCGGCATAGGTAGATTGCAACGCTTTCGATAAATTGCGTCCCTTCTGTTTTCCAGCATTAAATACCCCTTTGGGTAGGCTGGCAGTTAGGAGATTGTTGTCGAAGTCCAGCACAAACCGATCACCCTGGCTGAACTGAAAGTCAGGAATTTGGTCTTGGTCTTTAAGCGTTGAGGTTTGCAAAGCCGCTTTTTTGGTTGCGCCTGAGAAGATGAAGCGATCGGCTCCTAATCCCCCTGTCACAATATCTGCACCAATCCCTCCCACCAGGAGATCATCCCCAGTTGCACCGCCCAGCGCATCATTGCCACCGCCGCCCGTGATCTGGTCATTGCCTGACCCGCCTGTCTGAATGTCGTTTTGCCCACCGCCTTCAAATTTGAAATTGAACTGTCCCGGAATTGGGGTTCCATCGAGCGCAGTGACAGTAAAGTCATCAATTTCTTGAACGTTTGTATTTAAGCCCGTAGAAGCAGCAAACCCGAATTTGAATGTAGCTGGCAGGGGACCATTTCCACTGTTAATCACATTGAACTGTAGGGCTTGCTCTCCTGAATCATCAAAGTCATTGTCGCCTGTGAGATCAATTTGAACCGTTAAATCCCCGACTGGAGTGAGGCGAATTTGGGCTTTGCGACGAGCAGCTTCAGGAGTTGGCTGATCCAGGCTGACTGGCAATGAGGCAGTACCACTGAGGTAGTTATAGTTGGTTGCAGCACTGCCACGAACTGCGATCGAATCCGCTGTTAACCCTGGTCCCCCAATACGCCCTTCCGTCGGATTGGAGTAGTTGCCAAATGCATCAAATCCAATTCCTAGATATCCGCCAACCAGACCTGCTGTTAAGCCTGAGTCAGTAATCCGAGGCGCATAGCCCAAAGAACCACCATCACCACCAGGATTCGCTGCTGTCTGAGCGCCATCAATCAAGAAAAAGCCAATGCCATCACCCCCTGTCCCGCCATATTGGTAAAGATCAAAGGTGATTACCAGTCCTTTACTGGCATCTAGCGGCAAGTCTTGCGAGAAAGCAGAATAGGGAGCGTAGTTCGCCTGAAACTGCTTGTTTTCTGTCAGTTTAATGATTTCCGTAGCCATAATTTAGTGTTGCAAAAAGTAGGGCTGGAAAGTACTAGGAGACCTTCAGAAACATTTTCATGATCGACACTAATTTAGAAAAATCTCCTAACAAATTAGCATCGAGAGATAAAAGAGCTAGAGTTCCCCTCGCTTCCTGGAATCACAATTCTGGAATCATAATGGGTTGATTGGCATCATGAACCAAACCCCATGAAGCCTATACTCAAGGGGAAACATATCCTGATACCACAATAAAGGTGAAGTTAGCGATTATCCGATAGGTCTCAGCATTTTCACTGAACGTTAGCCTAATTGAATGATTTGATGAAATGTGCATGAAGCAAAGTCAGATGGGCTGCAATTCCTTACAGTTCTGCGTCAAAAGACAGATCAGGCTGGGGTGAACGGGCGCGATCGATATAATGCCTGCTTTGACTGCTTTAAGCTTTCCCAAAGCTCTTTAATTTGAGAATAAACTTCATCTGGCGTAATTTTGCCACTGTTTCTAAACCACAAATTAGTGAAACTCGCTGAGCAAATTCTTGTAGATTAGAATTAAACGCTAACCGCTCAGGCGTAAACTCGCCCCGGTAGGTGCTACAAGGATAGAAGAATTTTTCTTTATTGGTTTTCACTCTTGATTACGGATAAAAAAGGTCAGATACAGGAATTCATACAGGCTTCGCTAATCTCTCATTTTTCTATCAAAAACAGCCTCTAATCGTTAAGGAACCTGATTTTTTGGAAAGGGATTAAGCCCCGAACAATGAGTTAGCGTCCAGAGAATTTTGGTACTATAGCTTTTGCACAAAACTACTCGTTTCTCTTCTACCGATCGATAGAGTTTGTTTGCTTGATTGCGTTCGTTTTACCATTCGTTTTACCAGATGAGCGGCAGAGCGATCGGGTGACATTAAATGAGACATTAAATATCATTTTCGATATCATCGAGGGTCATTCATTTGCAGTCCCAGGTTCGTGATCATCTGTGCAGCTATCTCAATTGCTGCTACTGGCGTTGAAACAACAAAAACCTGCTGAGGAGCAAGCGATTGAAAGAAGGTTTGGGTCTTTTCGTCAGGACAAAGCAGAATAACCGACTTTCTAGCTTTCAAGGCTAATGCAATTTCTGAAGTCGTTCCTGCACCAATTCCACAAGCAATAATGACATTACTCGTTAATACATTAATGTTGTTCCGGGCACTTCCGATTCCCGTCATAATGGGAATATCGATCGCCGCAGACATACCTTCATCATTCTCGCCCGGTAAAATCCCAATCGTTAAACCATTTGCCGCTTTTGCCCCCCGACTTGCAGCATCCATCACCCCAACATCTCGTCCTCCTGTCAACAGAATCCAGCCTTGTTGAGCAACCAACCGACCCAACTCAAAAGCCAGTTGGCAGTCAAACGCAGTTGCTTCGTTTCCTGTGCCCATGATGCCAACGATCGGTTTTCGCATGAAAGAACTTGGAATTGTTTCGTAAAAGCCAAGTGAAAATCTGTCCCACGGTGGGCAACCTGAGCTTAGAACCAGTATCGGGCAGGCTATGAATCAGGCTGTTGATTTTCATTTCACTCCATCTTGTAGCGCCACGCTACTGCCGCAAGTCTCGGTCATTGTGCCAATTTACAATGGAGCAGCAGACCTGCCCGATTTGTTACACTGCTTGCAGCTTCAAACCTATCCAGCCGATCGAGTAGAATACCTGCTGATTGATAACGGCAGCACTGATCAAACCTTAAACCAGCTCCAAATCCTGACAGCCAATCTGCAAGCACCGACTGGGGCACCGCTCACCTTTCGCATTCTTACAGAACCTCACATTCAAAGCTCCTATGCGGCTCGGAATCAGGGCATTTGCTTATCTAGCGGCGAAATCTTGGCATTTACAGATGCAGATTGCCGCCCTCATCCCAACTGGCTAGAGCACATCATCCAGCCCTTTGTTGATACAGAAATTGCGATCGTAGCAGGGGAAATTCTCGCCTTATCGGGCAACACACTTCTAGAGCGGTATGCCGATCGCCACAAAGTTTTATCTCAAGAACATACTTTGGCACATCCTTTTTACCCCTATGGACAGACGGCAAATTTGGCAATTCGCAGGCAAGCTCTAGAACAAGTGGGTTTATTTCGTCCTCACCTGACTACTGGCGGAGATGCTGATTTGTGTTGGCGGATTCAGCAGCAGCATGTCGGGCGAATTTGTTTTGTAGAGCAGGCGATCGTTCGACATCGACACCGTTCGACCTTTGCAGATTTGCAGAGTCAGTGGCAGCGATATGGACGATCGAACCGTTACTTACATCAACTCCATGGAATTGAGTTAGGCAAAGCTTTCACTCAGCGTGAATTGCTCTACCGCTGGATTCGGTGGTTCTGTAAGGAAGTCCCTGCTGCTCTGCTCCAAACAAAACTGGATCGTGAGACTGGGGGAACTTTGATCGATCGACTGATAGACACGCCCTTAAGCCTGTTCTGTCAGTCTGCTCGCGTTACCGGACAACAGCAGGCAAGCCTCCCTGAACAAGCCGATCGAATTGACTGGCTCCCAAATCACGCTTGTCATTCCAATTGCCGATCGGACTAACCCGAGACACTCAGCCAAAGCAATTGCAGCGTTCTATTAGAACATTACGAAGATGTTACAGGTTGGCGTGACGTTGCAAAAAACGGGAAATACTATAGGCAATGTTGGTACCTTGCTCTTTGCAGTTTTGGCCTCCATGACTGGGGTCGATTTTTCATTCAGATTCAAAGCTTGCTGCATTTAACGCTCAGTGAAATGCCTGTGAATCAGCCCCTTCCGCCCAAAGCAGTTTTATCCATGCCGCAATCCCCTGTTGTGTCAGCTTCTCGATGTGAACAAGCCACACCACTGCATCAGCAAGCCTTACCCCACGCTTCTCGTTCAACCCCAACAGCAAATGGCTTAACGAGATGGAAACAGATTAAGGGGTTGCTTTGGGGCATCGGCTTGGGACTGGGATGGGGAGTTGCAGCACCAGGCTTGGCAGCAGAGCAGGTCGTAGTCCGGTTCGGTCCATTGCAGCAGTCGATCGCCATTTCAGATTTAGAATATTTCGCCCAAACGGGGAACGTTCCTTCGGGCTTGCAGTTCTATCGTCCATTGCTGAATCAAGAAGTGCGCTATGTGTTACGAAACCGTCTTCATCTTGATCCAAACGTGGGGGACAAACTGGTCGAAGACTTGCTCCACTCCTCGTCGGGTGAACGCTTTCTCAATACACTTCAGGTTGCCTTGCCCAGTGCCAATGCTAACCAGATCCGCGTTGCGATGATGCGGGCTGCAAAACAACAAGACGGCATGAGTGTTTTGAGCTTGCTGCGATCGTTCCCTGTCCAAACTGTGACTGTGGATGCCGCTTCAGCCATTGCACTCGCTTCTCAAATTAATCTTCCCTATTGGCAAAGCCAGACCCTAAGTTCAGTGCTGGAGCGAGAATTGACTGTTAAAAGTACGCCCCTCCGCACTCAAATTGATCCCGCTCAAACAGGTCCGTCCTGGGTTTGGAAGCAGAATTTGACGCTGCGCGACTATCAGCGCGATCGATCGATCCCCGTTGATATTTACTGGAGCCGCCGCACTCAGGGTCCGTTGGTTGTGCTTTCTCATGGGTTTGGAGCCGATCGCCGCTTTCTAGGGTATCTTGCCTATCATCTCGCTTCTTATGGAGTGACTGTAGTCGCGTTAGAGCATCCGGGAAGCAATGTCACCTGGTTGACCAGCAATTCTTTGAATCAAGCAGGCATCAATGCAATGAGCACTATCCTGCCTGCCTCAGAGTTTATCGATCGCCCCAAGGATGTTAGCTTTGTTCTCGATCGGCTGAGCTTGATGAATCGGTTTTCGAGTACGTTGCGGGGTCGGCTCAACACAGATCAAGTCACAATCATTGGGCATTCACTCGGGGGATATACAGCGCTGGCGCTGGCAGGAGCACAGCCAAACTTGAAGCATCTGCGCCAGTTTTGTAATGATCCTGAACCCGTTGTTTTCTCCCCGGCTGATCTGCTTCAGTGTAATGCTGCTGATCTCCCCGATCGTCCTGAAAAACTGCGCGATCGACGGGTTGTCCAAGCAATCTTGCTTAACCCGGTAATTGGGCGACTCTTTGACGAAAAAGGGCTATCTCAGGTCACGACTCCAATCATGATGTTGGCGGGCACGGATGATGCCATTACACCAGCCGTGAGCCAGCAGTTTTTGCCATTTACAGAGTTAAAGACTGACAAATATCTGCTAACGGCGATCGGCGGCACGCACTTAAGCGTTGGTGATCCGGCAAATCTGAACCATGCCTTGACTCAAAGCATTTTTGTCCGTGAACGACCCGACAATGAGACAGAAGCCCTCCGCCAGCTGCTCAAAGGCGTGAGTTTGGCATTCATCAAGCAACTAACACCAGAAGCTCGCCGCTACAGCCCTTTTCTCTCTCCAGGCTACGCCCAATCATTTTCAACCCCAAATATGAAGCTGCGGTTGAATGCAGAACTGCCACCCAACTTTACCAACTGGCTCAAAATGGCGGCTCTGCCAATGGAGCAACTGGTATCTGGGACACTGGCTCAGCGACGGCAAGCAGCACAACAAGGGATTTGTGACCTCAATCCCAATTGCATTCTCAACAATCTGCCACTGGTGATGTTTATCTTACCGGGAGGGTTACCCATTGCCGCGAGTCAGATGTTCAACCTGAAGCGACGGATGCGACGCAAATCTCAACCCTAAAGCCCCTGAAGCCAACAATCGGGCTTTCTCGACAGCCTCCCGATAAAGGTCAGTAACGATACTGCGACAGGGGTGAACATTTTTAGCTAGATTTAGGATCTATCTTTATGCAAGACGCACACCAGGGTAGATCCTACCTTTATTTTCTCAACTCATGTCTAGCTTGCCGCCCTATGTCGTCTGGTTGTTTGTTGGGTTTCTTTGTCTCTTAATCGGCATGGCTGTGGGGGAACCCGTTGCTGCTTCGTTAGGGGTAGCTGCTTTAATTACTGCAATTGCTGCGTTATCTGTCCCTTCTATTCCCGTACAGGTTGTATTGTGGGGGATCTTATCGATCGCCCTTGCCGTTGTGTTACGAGGCATGGTTCCGCAAGCTTCAAAAGACCTTCAGCCAAGTGTCCAGGCGACTGTCAGTGAACCCATTTTGCCCGGAGAAGCCGGGTTGGTTTCCTATGAAGGGGTACTTTGGAAAGCCCGCTGTCAGATTTCAGATATCTCGATCGCCTCAGGTCAGATTGTACATGTAGTTGGTCGGCAAGGACTAACGCTAATTGTTCTACCGACCACTTTTGCAGAGGAGTTATCCGATCATCCCCGTTCTTTGTGATAGGGATATATTTGAACTATGGGATAAATTCTCTCTATCCCCTCTGAAACGAAGGTATCTATGAACTCTCCGCTCATTTGGGTCTTTGCTGTTGTTCTCAGCGTCATCGGAGCAACTGTTGGGTCAATCAAGCGAATTAACGAGGGAAATGAAGCCCTGGTCGAACGATTGGGACGTTATCACCGCAAACTCACGCCAGGATTAAATTTTTGGGTGCTGCCAGTGGTGGATGAGGTCGTGATTGAAGCATCAAGCCGGGAGCAAATCCTCGACATTGACCCTAGCGACGCAATCACGAAAGACAACGTCACGATCAAAATTGATGCGGTGGTCTTCTGGAAAATTCTGGAACTCCAGCAAGCTTATTATGAGATTTCCGACATTGAGGAAGCTCTAAGGAATCTGGTCATCACTACCCTTCGATCGCAGATTGGTCGCATGGATCTGCAAGATATTTACTCTTCGAGAACTGAAATTAACCGATCGCTGCTGGAAAACCTGGATGAAGCCACTGAACCCTGGGGCGTCAAGGTTACCCGAGTTGAAGTGCAAGACATTGAGCTACCCAGCAACGTGAAAACATCTCTGGAGAAGGAACGCGCTTCAATTAGTGAGCGCCGAGCCATGGAAGCAGAAGCAGAAGGTAAAAAGAACGCGGCGATCGAAAGTGCTGAAGCGGTGGCTGAGTCAATTCGTCGGATCTCACAGGTGTTGAAGACAGAACCGGATGGCGAACGCATCTTAAAGTATCTCGTCACCCAAAGATATGTTGATGCCAACTATCAGCTCGGACAAAGCGCCAACGCTAAAGTCGTCTTTATGAATCCTCAAGACCTTTCTGAAGGAATTGCAAACATCATTTCTGAAGAAGGTAGCCCCCAGCATAAAAAGAACATCGAAGGCGGAAAGGATAAGCAGGAGTAGGGAATAGGCAGCCCGTTCTCTTGGCTCTATCTCCGCAACTCACTCCCTCACTTCCGGCAAATCACGTCTCCGCCAAATGACATCCGCAACCTGGCAAACTTCTCGCATTTCTGCAACATCATGAACGCGCAGCACATCAGCAGAGCCAGCAATTGCAGCACAGCAGGTCGCGGCAGTGCCCCACACTCTTTGCTGCGGGTCAGGCTGATTCAAAATTCGACCAATAAAGCTTTTGCGCGATGTCCCAATCAGCAAAGGGTAGCCGAGTTCTCGGAACTGGGGCAGTTGCCGCAGGATCTCTAGATTTTGAGCAGCAGTTTTAGCAAATCCGATACCCGGATCGAGCATAATGCGATCGGCAGGAATTCCAGCATCAATGGCACGATCAGCTTGCTGTCTCAAAAAATTGTAGATTTCGCCAATCAGATCTTCATAAGCCGTCAAATTTTGCATTGTCTTGGGATTGCCGCGAATATGCATCAAGACAATTGGCACTTTCAAGTCAGCAACAGTTGACAGCATTTTTGCATCAAAGGTTGCACCCGAAATATCATTAATCAAGTCTGCTCCAGCGGTGATCGCGGCTTCGGCAACGCTCGATCGGGTCGTATCTACAGAAATGGGAATTTGGGAAAGCTTGGGGTGCGATCGGATTGCCTCAATGACTGGAATGACGCGCTCAAGTTCTGCCGCAACAGAGACTTCTTCTGCCTGAGGACGAGTCGATTGTCCACCAATATCCAGAATATGCGTGCCTGCGGCTACTAAACGCTCTGCCTGCATCAAAGCAGCTTCTAGTTGGTTGAATTGCCCACCGTCACTAAAACTATCTGGAGTAACGTTCAAGACCCCCATGAGATAGGTCTGCTTTCCCCAATCAAAGGGTTGGTTGTGAATGATCCAGGGAGCGATCGTTGTCATCTTGTTGTCATCGTCGAAACGGACATTCAATCCCACAGTGAGTGCTTGAGCAATTTTGCAAAGTACTGCAATATTGGGTCAAGCACAAGCAAAAACCTATTTCTTCAATTTCAGAATTCGCAAAAATGGGGAGAGGGGAGCTAAATTGAAGGAACTTCACTCGGGAAACTGAGTATTGCACTGTGATTTTGGGTACGTTAGGGGGGCGATACCAGATACAGGCTGAGCCCAGAATCGGATAACCTGTACAAAGGCAAAGTCTAGTTTAATCCCTATGAGCAGGAAATCATGTTCCACCACCTGCTACCACATCCGAAGCGATTCGTTCTTCGCCTTCGCCTATGCTGGGAGTTGAGGGAGTTCCTTCATGCTAATCTGTCCTGAATGCTTGTTCGAGAATCCAGATAACAATAAGTTCTGTCAGCAATGTGGCGTTTCTCTCGTAGAGCAAACTTGCCCTAGCTGTGGCTTTTCTGTGCCCTTCACGCTGGCACAATGCCCCCAATGTCACGCTGCCACTGGCATTGCCCGCACCGCGATTCTTTCATTGTCCACTCCTCGCCCACCGTCTTCCTCTGAAGGCACTGGCTTGGATAGCCCTGGGTTTCCAGAAGCAGCACCCGGACAATATTTGGATGCCCAACAGCGATACCAGCTGCTAGAACCGATCACCAATGACCCAGCCAGCGAGGAAGCCGATCGAACCGTTCGCGTTCTCGACTGCAATCCGCTGCAAGCCTCCCTGCTACAAATCCTCTATCCACAGCTCGATCGCACTCCCCCCGCTTCTACCGCCACTACTCCCCTTAACATTCCGGCGCTTGCCCAGCGCTACTTAGACCTCCAGGCAGAATACCCTTCACTGCCGTTGCCGAAAATCTATGATGCCTGGGAGAGCCAGGGCATTTCGCTCATTCTGTTAGAAGATCGCTCTCATTTCATCAAACTGGCTAACCTCTGGGAAGATCAGGCTGTTTTGCCGCTCCAAATTCTGCACTGGTTGCATGAAATGACTGAACTTTGGGCAGTTTTGGAACCTCAGCACTGTCGGCGCAGTCTGTTGGAGTTATCCAACTTGTATGTTGACGAAGACCACTTGCTTTGCCTACAGCGGCTCTATGAGGATTTGCCTGATCGCCCTCCTACCCTGCAAGACCTCGGCATCCTGTGGCAGCGATTATTCCAGCAATCTCAGCGCACCCTGATTGGAGAACTCGTTGTTCTTTGTCAGGAGTTAATCCTGGGAAAGGTGGATTCGGTTAAAACGTTGCGATCGAGAATTGAGACGATCGCCATCACCCTTCAATCCCATTCTGAAGCGATTGCCATGAGTTCTGACCCAACCGAACCCCTCCATTCCTCGCCAAATCCTGAGCAGCCGCTCCAGAAAGCCGTCACTCCTGCTGCTGCCCAGCCTCCAGCAAGTCCGCCAACTGATCCACCCACTGATTCCTTAACCTTTGATGCTGACGACTACGCTGGACGCTCAACCGCCATCCAGTTCTCTGACACAGAGAATGAAGGGGGCACAGACAGCGATGATTTGCCCACCGTTGTATTGCCAATGCGCTTAGTCAGCTTGGAAGATGCCGGACGAACCGATGTTGGGCGACAGCGTGACCACAACGAAGATTGCTTTAGCATCCATACTGAAGTTGTGAAAAACGAAAGCCTTCAGGGAAGAACCATGCGGGCAAAAGGGCTTTACATCCTCTGCGATGGAATGGGCGGTCATGCAGGGGGTGAAGTCGCTAGTGCGCTGGCAGTAGAAACTCTACGCAAATACTTTGCGACTCATTGGCAGGAAAGGCTACCAAGTGAAGCCTGTATTCGAGATGCCATTCAGCAGGCAAATAGCGTTATCTATGACCTGAACCAACAAAATGCCCGATCGGGCAGTGGTCGTATGGGAACCACTTTAGTTTTGGTTTTAATTCAAGATACCGAAGCAGCCGTTGCTCATGTTGGAGACAGCCGCCTCTACCGCTTTAGCCGCCGTCGGGGGTTAGAACAGGTAACGCTCGATCATGAAGTCGGACAGCGAGAAATTCAGCGAGGGGTTGAACCTACGATCGCCTATGCCCGTCCTGATGCTTACCAATTGACTCAGGCACTTGGACCCAGAGACGAGCATTTCATCAACCCAGACGTCAAATTTCTAGAAGTCAACGAAGACCTGCTGCTAGTTCTCTGCTCAGACGGGTTATCCGACAATGACCTGCTGGAGTCTCATTGGCATACCCATCTAGAACCTTTGCTCAGCACGCAAACCAATCTGGAGCAAGGAGCTTCCCAACTGATCGAGCTGGGCAACCGCCATAATGGACATGACAACATCACAGCGATTGTCATTCGAGCTAAGGTGCGTCCAGATCTGGAAATGTTGGGGCAGAAGCTGGAACAGGTT
Encoded here:
- the folP gene encoding dihydropteroate synthase — its product is MTTIAPWIIHNQPFDWGKQTYLMGVLNVTPDSFSDGGQFNQLEAALMQAERLVAAGTHILDIGGQSTRPQAEEVSVAAELERVIPVIEAIRSHPKLSQIPISVDTTRSSVAEAAITAGADLINDISGATFDAKMLSTVADLKVPIVLMHIRGNPKTMQNLTAYEDLIGEIYNFLRQQADRAIDAGIPADRIMLDPGIGFAKTAAQNLEILRQLPQFRELGYPLLIGTSRKSFIGRILNQPDPQQRVWGTAATCCAAIAGSADVLRVHDVAEMREVCQVADVIWRRRDLPEVRE
- a CDS encoding serine/threonine phosphatase, with the protein product MLICPECLFENPDNNKFCQQCGVSLVEQTCPSCGFSVPFTLAQCPQCHAATGIARTAILSLSTPRPPSSSEGTGLDSPGFPEAAPGQYLDAQQRYQLLEPITNDPASEEADRTVRVLDCNPLQASLLQILYPQLDRTPPASTATTPLNIPALAQRYLDLQAEYPSLPLPKIYDAWESQGISLILLEDRSHFIKLANLWEDQAVLPLQILHWLHEMTELWAVLEPQHCRRSLLELSNLYVDEDHLLCLQRLYEDLPDRPPTLQDLGILWQRLFQQSQRTLIGELVVLCQELILGKVDSVKTLRSRIETIAITLQSHSEAIAMSSDPTEPLHSSPNPEQPLQKAVTPAAAQPPASPPTDPPTDSLTFDADDYAGRSTAIQFSDTENEGGTDSDDLPTVVLPMRLVSLEDAGRTDVGRQRDHNEDCFSIHTEVVKNESLQGRTMRAKGLYILCDGMGGHAGGEVASALAVETLRKYFATHWQERLPSEACIRDAIQQANSVIYDLNQQNARSGSGRMGTTLVLVLIQDTEAAVAHVGDSRLYRFSRRRGLEQVTLDHEVGQREIQRGVEPTIAYARPDAYQLTQALGPRDEHFINPDVKFLEVNEDLLLVLCSDGLSDNDLLESHWHTHLEPLLSTQTNLEQGASQLIELGNRHNGHDNITAIVIRAKVRPDLEMLGQKLEQVSQSHQEES